The proteins below come from a single Triticum aestivum cultivar Chinese Spring chromosome 5D, IWGSC CS RefSeq v2.1, whole genome shotgun sequence genomic window:
- the LOC123123817 gene encoding uncharacterized protein At4g14100 — translation MQWLALVQIRHQLFRLKITGERWPDKMTPFPLLAVLLLICLGAPRAAAAGNPPDQPATPTPTPWPHQFHAKLLMDNKGNLSLADLWYDWPGGRNLHVIRYQLAADAPYYDAEWNNGTSFFYTPARRACRSAAVGVGILRPDWLAPGAAYLGRAQADGFDCHVWAKADFITYYEDAQTRRPVKWIFYTGRTAHVMSFEPGAVLEDATEWQAPDYCFAAGNDLASELDDGRDDAGLVPRIRMPFEG, via the exons ATGCAGTGGCTAGCACTCGTTCAGATTCGACACCAGTTGTTCAGACTTAAGATTACCGGCGAGCGGTGGCCGGACAAGATGACGCCTTTCCCTCTCCTGGccgtcctcctcctcatctgcctcggggccccgcgcgccgccgccgccggcaacccGCCGGACCAGCccgcgaccccgaccccgaccccgtggCCGCACCAGTTCCACGCGAAGCTCCTGATGGACAACAAGGGCAACCTGTCGCTGGCCGACCTGTGGTACGACTGGCCGGGAGGCCGGAACCTGCACGTGATCCGCTACCAGCTGGCCGCCGACGCGCCCTACTACGACGCCGAGTGGAACAACGGCACCTCCTTCTTCTACACGCCGGCGCGCCGCGCCTGCCGCTCCGCCGCCGTCGGCGTCGGCATCCTGCGCCCCGACTGGCTCGCCCCCGGCGCCGCCTACCTCGGCCGCGCCCAAGCCGACGGCTTCGACTGCCACGTCTGGGCCAAGGCCGACTTCATCACCTACTACGAGGATGCCCAGACCAGGCGCCCCGTCAAATGGATCTTCTACACAG GGCGGACGGCGCATGTGATGAGCTTCGAGCCGGGGGCGGTGCTGGAGGACGCGACGGAATGGCAGGCGCCCGACTACTGCTTCGCCGCCGGGAACGACCTCGCCTCCGAGCTTGATGATGGGCGCGACGATGCGGGCTTGGTCCCCAGGATCAGAATGCCGTTCGAAGGCTAG
- the LOC123123818 gene encoding chemocyanin, with amino-acid sequence MAAQGRGSAAVVVGVLLVCVLLSAAVAQAAVFNVGDRGGWSFNTNSWPTGKRFKAGDVLVFKYDATAHDVVAVSAAGYRACAKPAKGAKVYKSGADRVTLARGTNYFICSIPGHCQSGMKIAVTAA; translated from the exons ATGGCAGCCCAGGGAAGAGGCAGTGCAGCCGTGGTCGTGGGCGTGCTGCTCGTCTGCGTGCTCCTGAGCGCGGCGGTGGCGCAGGCGGCGGTGTTCAACGTCGGCGACCGCGGCGGCTGGTCCTTCAACACCAACTCCTGGCCCACCGGCAAGCGCTTCAAGGCCGGCGACGTCCTAG TGTTCAAGTACGACGCGACGGCGCACGACGTGGTGGCGGTGAGCGCGGCGGGGTACAGGGCCTGCGCCAAGCCAGCCAAGGGAGCCAAGGTCTACAAGTCCGGCGCCGACCGCGTCACGCTCGCCCGCGGCACAAACTACTTCATCTGCAGCATCCCCGGACACTGCCAGTCCGGCATGAAGATCGCCGTCACCGCCGCCTAA
- the LOC123123819 gene encoding chemocyanin-like, translating to MAARRRGSANVAVVLGVLLLCTLVAEAAVFNVGDRGGWSFNTNSWPTGKHFKAGDVLVFKYDATAHNVAVSAAGYKACAKPANGAKVYKSGADRVILARGTNYFICSIPGHCQSGMKIAVTAA from the exons ATGGCGGCCCGGAGAAGAGGCAGTGCCAACGTGGCTGTGGTGCTCGGCGTGCTTCTTCTCTGCACGCTCGTGGCGGAGGCGGCTGTGTTCAACGTGGGCGACCGCGGTGGCTGGTCCTTCAACACCAACTCTTGGCCCACCGGCAAGCACTTCAAGGCCGGCGACGTCCTAG TGTTCAAGTACGACGCGACGGCGCACAACGTGGCGGTGAGCGCGGCGGGGTACAAGGCCTGCGCCAAGCCGGCCAACGGCGCTAAGGTCTACAAGTCAGGCGCCGACCGTGTCATCCTCGCACGCGGCACAAACTACTTCATCTGCAGCATCCCCGGCCACTGCCAGTCCGGCATGAAGATCGCCGTCACCGCCGCCTAG